CATTATTTTTTCAAAAGTGGCTTTATCTTTCTCCCTGTCATCCGGATGTGTAAAAGCAGTAAAGCCAAGCTGTTTAAATTCATCCCTGCTATAGCCGCTTATATCACAAAATGATTGATTGATCTCACGTATCTGAGAATCTACGCCAACAAGCGTCATGCCATCCAATGAGTTATCAAAAGCTGATTTAAATTGCTGCTCGCTTTTCAAAAGCTGTTCGCTTAATTTCTTTTTTGCATCGATATCCTGTAGTGTACCAACGATGCGTACGCATACACCATCTTGAAATTCGGGTTTGCCTTTTGAATAAACCCATTTTTCTTTTCCGGCATCAGTAACGATCAGTAACTCCGCATCCCATTCTTTATCTTCTTCAATAGCATCATTTATAAATTGTGCAATCGTTTCTCTTGATTTGCCGGGTTTATAAAAATTAATAAGCTTTCTAAGATCGGGAACATGATCCGGCGCTGCTTCATAGATGCCTCTTGTGATGTCTGTCCAGCTTACTTTTCCTGAAGCGATATCCACATTCCATCCGCCAACAAGCGCTACGGTGTTTATGGTTTCCAACAATTGTTTAGCGGTATTTAATTCCGCTTCATATGTTTTTCTTTTAGTAGCATCTTTTATATGTACAGAAATACCTTGCGAAGTAGGGTAGATGGTAATGTCCTGCCATTGATCTAAAAAATCTTCAAAGGCTTCAAAGCTTTCGCTTTGTTGGGTTGCCATTACATCTTTCATTTTCTGACCGATGATATTTTGGTTATATTGAGGAAAGACCTCAAAAACGTTTTTTCGTGTAAGATTACCTTTCCCTTGTCCAATACTTTTTATTACGGAGTCATTGTAATAAACAAATTCAAATCGTTTATTCAATGCAAAAAATGGATCACTGATCCCTTTAATGATCTCATCTATTCGCTTGCTGAAAAAAAGTATGCCGCTATCCAGGTTCCTTAATGCTTTCCCTTCTTTTTTACGAAGTCCGGAAAGAAAACGAATGGCAAAAAACGCTGTGAGGAATAAAAACAAAAGGCTTCCGAATAAAATAAAAAATCCAAATTGTGACTTGCGCTCTACATCATCACTGTTCTTTTTTCTTATGGTTAAAAGTCTTTCTTCTTCCTGTTGAATACTTTTAAAGGTATCCCTGATCTCATCCATTACTTTTTTCCCTTGCAGCAATAATGGTTTAATAGAATCAAAAGAAGTATTGTTGTTCTTTAATAATTGCAGATTGCGACATAAGGCAAGTCTTTTTGTTGTAAGTGTATCGAGGGAAGAAACTTTCTTATGCTGAAAATTATTGTCTTTAGTGAGATCTTTGAGATCAGCAATATCATCATAAATGCTATCCCTGGATGAAAAATAAGGTTGTAAAAAAACACTATCTCCTGTAAGAATATATCCACGTGTACCTGTTTCAATATCCTTCAGCGCAGAAATAACTTTTTCTGATCGGTATAGTACCCTGTTTGTATGTGATACCCAAGAATTAGTGCTTTTAATTTCGTTGTTAAGAATAAAAGTATAGATGGAGAAAAAGAATACTGCTATCAAAACAATGACCATAGAGATCACAATTGTCCTCTCAAAAGAACCGCTTTTCATAAATGATATTTTTACAACAGAATAAAGTTACTGTAAATAGCAATGCTTAGGATATAAAACATAATTTATCCTGAATGTAAAGCAGGTGTTGTTTTATATGATTACATCAGCTCTGTAACAGTATGATCAATTTTAGGATTATCACTCACCAGCACTCTTGCATTATGCGTTACATGATCATCTGCTAATGGAATACAATTATCTTTTAATTCCTGGTTGTCAACAAAGATCTTGGTAGCAGTAGTGCCATTCCCCTGATGCGCCTGTTCCACTTTAATATCATACACCGTATCGCCGAAACGATATCGAATCTTTATGGATGGCCAGTCAGGCGGTATACAAGGATTGATGAGCAGTTTATTTCCTTCTTTTTTAATGCCTAAAAAATATTCAGTGATCAATTGATACATCCATCCGGCAGAGCCCGTATACCATGTCCATCCTCCACGGCCTTTATGTAACGGTTCCGCATACACGTCGGCAGCAATAACATAAGGTTCTACACAATAGGTAGCAATCTCTTCTTTAGTGCTACCGTGATTAACAGGGTTTACGAGTTGCAAGAGTTCCCACGCTTTTTGTTTTTCTTTTAAAGATGCAAAAGCCATTATCAGCCAGATAGCAGCATGTGTATATTGTCCGCCATTTTCTCTAACGCCGGGTACATAACCTTTTATATAACCCGGATTGATAGCAGATTTATCAAAAGGCGGATTAAAGAGTTGAATGATCTTTTCCTCTTTTTTTACAAGGTGTTTATAGGCAGAATCCATTGCCTTTATTGCTTTATCCGGTTCGCCTGCTTTTGATAGCACCGACCAGCTTTGTGCAATAGAATCGATCTTGCATTCATCATTTTCATTTGAGCCCAAGGGTGTGCCATCATCAAAATAAGCACGACGATACCATTCTCCATCCCACGCATGTTCGTGAATATTCTTTTTTAATTGCTCAGCCTGTTCACGACATTTATCTGCAAAAGCCGTATCATTCTTAGATTGCGCTACCTTAATAAACTTTAATAGAATATCATACAGGAAGAATGCCAGCCAAACACTTTCACCTTTACCATGTTCGCCAACCTTATCCATGCCGTCGTTCCAATCGCCTGAACCGATGAATGGCAAGCCATGAACGCCAAATTGCAATCCGTGTTCAATCGCTTTTACACAGTGCTCGTATAGTGTTGCGCTTTTATCAGAACGTATCGGAAGATCATAATATGATTCTTCACCTGCATTTAATAAACGTCCTTCCAGGAAAGAGATGTTCTCATTTAATATTTCTGCATCGTTGGTCGATTGAAGATAACGGGACGTTACGTATGGTAACCATAAAAAATCATCGGAGCAAGTAGTACGTACACCTCTGCCAACCGGCGGATGCCACCAGTGTTGTACATCGCCTTCTTTAAACTGGCGGGAAGCACAAAGGATTATTTGTTCCCTTGCAATATCAGGCTTGGTATGTATCAATGATAATACATCCTGCAACTGATCTCTGAAACCAAAGGCACCCCCGGATTGGTACAAACCGCTGCGAGCCCAAATACGACTTGCCAGGGTTTGATAATTTAGCCAGCCATTGGTAATAATATTTAACGCATCATCCGGTGTTTCAACCTGCACGGCACTTAATGTATGTTTCCAATATTCAGTAGCTGCATTAAATGAATTGCTGGCAGCAAAAGAACCTCTGTGTTTTTTTATTAATTCATCGGCTTCATTCATATCCTTACCGGCACCAAGGCGGAATATTATGGTATGCTCTTCATCATCAGAAAGATCAAAAATAGTTTGAAGGGCAGCACAAGGATCAAGAGCAGCACCGGTCTTGCCTGATAAACGTACCCGGCTTAATGCATCGGGATTACTTAATGTGCCGTTTCTTCCAATGAATTCTGTTCTGTCGGTAGTATAGGTTTTATTAGTATCGTCTATGTCGAAGAAAGCGATCTTGTTTTCAAATTCGCTGTTATAATTATTTTTAGCTATGACGGCACCTGTTGGGATATGCATTTCCGTTATAGTATGCATAGAAGATTTTTTTCGCAGATCTCCCAGCACCCATTCTACATAGCCTGTTACAGATAGCCTGCGTGGACGGTTGGATTTGTTATGTAGTTTTATTACAATGAATTTTATTGCATCATTGATATCCGCATGTATCGTCATATTCGAGTTAATGCCATCATGGCTATATTCAAAAACACTATACCCAAATCCGTGTCTTGTAATATAATTGCCGTTGCCACGAACAGGTAACGGTGACGGTGACCAAAATCTTCCGTTTTCTTCATCGCGTATATAAAATGCTTCGCCTTTTAGATCGCTCACGGGATCGTTGTTCCATGGTGTAAGCCGCAATTCATGCGCATTATCTAACCATGTATAAGACTGCCCACTTTCAGAAATAACACAACCAAAATTGGCGTTGGCTAAAACATTCACCCATGGAGCAGGAGTTACCTGCGAAGGAGAAGTAGCGATCACATATTCTTTGCCATCCGGAGTAAAGCCACCGATGCCATTATTAAATTTCAGATCGGCAGGTAATGTCACTTCAGAATTGATAGAAGGGAAGAACTTGCTGGGATTAAAATATGGAATGTTAGAACGTAATTTACTTTTTCTGTTCAACTGTTCTTCCAATGTACCGAACCGGTCAGATATAATGATCTGCGCTACTGTTTGAAATAATATCCTGTCTTCATTTGATATTTGATCGGAAGAACGAATGAAAATACCGCCTGCAGGGTCATTGGTGTTCGTAGTTAATCCCGGAGATATAAGGCTTAATATTTGATTATGCAATACCTGGCGATAACCGCCATGATCTTCGTTCCATATAACCAGGTCAACTGCCAAGCCTTTCATGCGCCAGTAGGCATGTGCCTGTATCAATTGTTTTACCAAATCGATGTTGGATGAGTCTTCAATCTGCAATAATACAATGGGGAGGTCTCCGGAAATGGAATACCCCCATAAGCCGGATTGTTTGCGGTTATTCTTCGTGATCACTGATGCATCTGCACGAAGCGATGCATTCGGAAATACAATAGATCCTGCCAGGCGGGCATATAATTGCGCATCCGATTCCGTTGCATTGATCTGGCGTAAAATAACCTGGCTATGCGTCCATGCCAATTCCAGCACACGATTGGTTAAATGAAAATCCTGGTATTTTTCGATCAGGCTATTGCAGACATCTTTTGTTTCCGTAACACCAAATATCATATCTATGGTTGCAGTTTCATGTGGCTCAATTACCAAGCGGTACTGGATAGACGCAATGGGATCTAACACAGAACCTTCTGTTCCTGACAAGCCATCTTCCTGTTTAATGAATTGAGGAGAATGAATAGTATTCCCTCTGCCGATGAATTTTGTTCTGTTGGTTTCATAGGAAATGCTTTTTGTTTCAGCATTGTATGCTTTCATTAAATGAAACATCCAGGGTGTTTTTTCTTCTGCTGTACGAGGACGACGGGATGCAATAATAGCGTTGTGCTTTTTATTGATCTGGGTTTGCACAAATAAGTTACTGAACGCAGGATGCGCCTCATCTGCATTGGGATGTGTCAATACAATTTCAGCATAGCTGGTTATTTCGATCGTTCTTTTTTTGCGGGAATGATTCGTGATGTGCACTCTCCTTAATTCAATATCATCTTCCGGCGAAACAACAATTTCGGTATGTGTTTCAATGGCTTCTTCCCGTCTTCTGAATTCTGCACGTCCTTGTGAAAACACGGCTTCATAATTATCACCTTGTTTTAAAACGGGCTGATACGCCGATGACCAATACACATTGCTATCCAAGTCTCGTATAAAGCAGAATGTACCCCAGTCGTCACAGGTAAAGTCCTCACGCCAACGGTTAACCGAAATATTTCTCCAGCGGCTGTAACCTCCGCCGGAATTGGTTACCATTACATGATACCTTCCATTAGATAATAATTGTACTTCTGGAATATTGGTATGTGGCGTATTGATAACACGCATGGATGTATCTGAACCTCCTGCAGCACTAACACTGATATCAGAAGTATGTACGCCGGGTGAATAGAAGGTACTGATCTTAGGTACTCTTTCCTGCAATAACAACAAAGCGGATTTTACCTGCACATCCGATTCAAATAAGCGCTGCATAGGTTTGTTCAACAAAACATATGCTATTGCCAGCAAGCTCATTCCCTGGTGATGCGCCATGAAAGATTTAATGATGCTATATTGCTGGCGACGTTGTAATCTTGATGGTGTATAATCGATTGCTTCATAAAAACCATACTTGTTTTCAAATGCCAGTTGCTTCATTACCTGCAAGTTTTCATAAGCAGCAGAAGTATCTACCATCAATGCCATTATAGTAGCATAGGGTGCAATCACCAGGTCATCTCCCAAGCCTCGTTTAAAACCTGTGCCTGGTACACCAAATGCTTTGTATTGATAATTTAACGCAGCATCAACCATATTATACCCTGACTCTGAAATACCCCAGGGCACAGCTCTTTTTTTGCCATATTCAATTTGCTTTTGCACAATGCCTTTGCCGGTTTTATCAAGCAAAGTATTTTCGTAGGTGGGCATTACCAGTAGCGGCATTAAGTATTCAAACATGGAACCGCTCCAGGATAAAAGAATAGGAGTGGCGCCGGCATTGGTGAGTTGTCTTCCTAAAGCAAACCAGCTTTCCTGGGGTAATTTGCCCTGTGCAATAGCAACAAAAGTGGTGAGCCTTGCTTCTGATGCCAGCAGGTCATAAAAGCTATTGTCTCTTCTATGTTCTTCCATACTATACCCGATGGTAAGCAAGTGTTGAGACCTGTCGTATAGAAAATCATAATCTACGATCGAAAATTCCTGGCATTTAGCAGCCAAGTATTCCAATGTTATAATAATTTCTTTAGCACGATGACCTGCATGTGTTATCAGTTCCCTGAAATTATTCAGCCATTCATTTTCCTGTTCGGTATTTTCAGGCGAATAGCTGTTCATAATCTCATTCAGCAGGCTTTGTTCAATACCGGCAATTTCTTTTATGGTTGGTATGGAAGTAAAAGAATGGCTTAAATGATCGAATCGTTCGGGCATATCATTCAATGATAACCACGGTGCCAATGTCAGCAACTGTTCTTTAGTGCTTTTTATCTGAGTGATTATTTTTTGCTCCCAAAATTCATATTCGCCTTCTTCCCGGTCACTGATCTGCCTTACAAGGTCGTCGCAAACAACTTCCATTCCTTTTAATAAAGTAAATGTACTTTTTAGGTTATGCATTGCCGTTGGGTATGCCCCTGCAATTTCTGTTTTGAATTTTTTTAACGTTGAATCTTCTGTTGTTTTTTCAATGGCGATCGAAATGGTATCAAGTATTCCTTCGAACGTATTTTCGTTGATCATCTTTCTTTCTGGAACAGCTAATAATCCTTGTCTTAATGTGATCAAATGGCCAACCAGGTTTCCGCTATCTACCGTAGATATATATTTTGGATGAAGCGGAACAAGGGATATCGTATCGTACCAATTGTAAAAATGTCCACGATATCTTTCCATGTGTTGCATGGTATTAATGCAGTTGGAAGTGCGATCTATTAATTGACTTACGGTGATGTAACCAAACTCTAGTGCAGTTAAGTTGTTTAGCAATGAAAGACCAATATTGGTAGGAGAGGTGCGATGCGCAATTCTTTCAACGGGCTGTTCCTGGTAATTATCAGGAGGCAGCCAATTGTCTTCTTGCGTAATAAACGTTTCAAAGAAAGCCCATATCTTTCTTGCCAGTTTTCTTAAATAGATGTTCTCTTCGTGGCTTACAGTAATTTCTTCCTCTTTACCTGTTCGGCTAACCCACCATGTTATTAACGGTGAGATAAACCAGGGAATTAAAACGGGCGTTGCAACAATTAATGAAAGAGGAGCGTGTACAGAAAGATATATAAAAGCAGCGACAGAAAAGACCGGTGCAAACCACATTATCAATCCTGTGCGTATAACAGATATTTTTGCAGAATTGCTAAATGGATTCCATTGCAATAATTTTCTGTGCGAAATGAATACACGCCAAAAAGTAATCAGAATGGCATTGATGCTGTAATATACTTCATACGGAAGATGAATGATGTCTAATAGATATTGAGCAAAATGATAACTTGCCGAGCGCAAAGAAAATCGTAGATGTTGTTTAAACATCGTGTCGTCTGGTTTGCGAAACATTTCCCATGCAAAAATGATAACGCTTGATAATAACGGTATAGCAAGAACTATTAAAGTCCAGAACCATGCTTTTGTGGTAAATATCCATCCAAACAATAATAATAAAAGCAAAGCGGTAGGAACAAGGCTCCTGCGTAGGTTATCAAATATTTTCCATTTAGATAATAACGAAAGCGGGTTCTTTTGGATCTTTTTATTGCCATCCGGTACAAATGGGAATATCCATCTTGCAATTTGCCAATCGCCTCTTATCCATCTATGCCTGCGTTGCATGTCGGCGATATAGCTTGAGGGATAATCTTCATATAATTGAACATCGCTTATTAAACCCGAACGTGAATAGCAGCCTTCCAACAGATCATGGCTTAAGATCCTGTTCAATGGAAACCTGTTCTTTAAAACTTTTTCAAAAGCATCAATATCATAAATGCCTTTACCAATGAACGATCCCTGCAAAAACAGGTCTTGGTAAACATCTGAAATAGCTTTTGTATAAGGATCTGTGCCAGGCTCATTACTGTGGATTTTTGTGTAAGCGGAGCTATTAAAGCCCGGTAAGCTATTTGAGACCCTTGGTTGAAGAATGGTATAACCTTCAGTAACTCTTTTTTTCTTTTCTGAATACAGAGCCCTGTTAAGCGGATGCGCCATGGTGCCGACCATTTTCCAGGCAGCTTCTCTTGGCAATTCGGTATCCGTATCTAAAGTAATAATGTATTTTATTTTAGAATAAATGGCTTCATCGCCAATGATCAAAGAAAAGTTTTCTTTGCTGTCATCTTTTATTAAAGCGTTTAGATCGCCTAGCTTTCCGCGTTTTCTTTCAAAGCCCATCCACCTGCTTTCTTTTTTATTCCACTTGCGTGGACGATGGAATAAAAAGAAAGTATCGTTTGTATTGCGTTGGTATTTTCGATTTAATTCAATGATCTTGTTTTTGGTGATAGATAACAGTTCATCATCATCCGGCATATGCTCTTGTTTTGCATCTTTAAAATCTGTAAGTAATGCAAAGTGAAGATTAACATCACGATTGGCAAGAAAGCGAACTTCCAGGCCTTCCATAAAGTCATCAATGCTTTTTGCATTGGTAAGCATAGTGGGTATCACTACCATGCTGCGTTGATCTTCAGGGATGCCTTTAGAAAAATCCAGTCTTGGCAATAGTGATGGTTTTATAATAAGCGTACTAAGCCAGTTAACAAATGAAATGGATAATTGACTTACAGCAATCAGCATTACAACTATTGCAGGTATCGTTATCCAATAATTAAAGTGCTCTGCCTTTAATACAAAAAAGAGCGGCCATAATACCAGGCCAGTCAAAAGTGTTATGGATCCTAAATAAAAAAATAAAGGGTAAGTGCTTATCCATTGACACAGCGTATCAGGACGACGCAATTTTATTTTGATCAGTTTTTGTGTTTGCAACAGCCCTTTACCTGTTAAGTAATAGCCAACATGCTTTAGTCTGAAATTATCATCATGTTCATGCTCTTTGGCTAAGGCTATTATTTTTTCAGCCACCTGCTGTTCTGATAAAGTGCTGTGTTTGGCAATTTTTTCAACCGCATGGCGATAATTATCTCTTGTATAAAAATCCATGCGAGGATAAATGCCACTGACATCCTCACTTAAAATAGTTTCTACAATGCTATTCTTCTCTACAAATTCACGCCAATCGGTAGTGCCTAAAAAACGTAAACTGGTAATGCTGTTGCTGATAGATACCTGGTCGGCAGCCTGTGTCTGATTTTCCTGGTGAATCAATTCGTTGCTGGTAACGCCGATCTCAGAAAGACGTTGTTCGATCCATGTAAGTGGGAGTGAAAGCGCATTGCCCTTTTCCTGCAGCTTTCTTGTAAATTCTGCAACAAAAGAACTTTCCATCGGAGGATCTGATTTTGCCATGTCTGCAATGATCACTACCAGGTTTTTTGGATCGTTTTCTACTGTATCCATCATTTTTTGCGCCCAATGATTTGCGAGGTTCTTATTATTGATATCGATGGCGATCTGTATAGACAGGCGGCGCAGGTTTTCAATTAATGCCAGGCGCAACATAATAGGAATTGCCCATAATTCGCCTAAATTAAGCGGCGTATTTTTTTGATAAGCCCGTATAAAGCCAGACAGGTTATCATTATCAACATGGCCATCACTGTGGGAAATAATTTCCACAGCTATGTCATAAACCCGTGGCAATCCTGCCGAATCTCCACGTAATAATCTTGGCAATCCCTTACTGTAACCTTTGGGTAAATGCTTTTTACCGGTATAGATCTGTTCTTCTATTAAATAAAAATTATCAAGCAGCCATTCACCTGCGGGGGTAATTCTTTCGTTTTGTTTTACGGTTTCGGTAAGCAGTCTATGTACTTCCAGTATGATCCTTTCATTCTCTGCCAATCGTTTCAGTAATTGTTCTTCGTGTTTTTCTTCAATCAATGTATGCCTTGCTGCAAGCGAGTTTGCGTGGTTCTCTAATTGTTGTTCGGTTAATAATTCGGAGCGGAAAGGCAAACTTTCATTGCTGAATTTTTCGTTGATGCTATTACCAAAAAAAGGGTCAAAAATATTTTTTTTAAGAGCAGTAACTGCCTGTGGCAACAGTTCAAAAAAATCCTTTGATTGTTTTTTTGTTTTCGACATTTTCATGTTTGGAGTTTGAATTCTTCAAACATTTAATATCTAATATCATGCCCTATGTTTTACACATGAAATTGTCGTGGTATATATTTTGATTTTATACAATGGGAAGGTATTTTAAAACTAAATCTTACTATGATGACAAAAGAAAATTCATATTTTAAAAATGCCCTTATAATAACGGGTATAAAATTATTGCAGGATTTTGAAAAGCATACCTATCATTCGTTGCATGATATGCTGTTAGAAATGAAGTTTGAATTGAAAAAACGAATACATGATAATTCTGTTCATTTGTATTCATCTTTTTTTCATAAAGATGACTCTACTACGTTAATATTTTTTAATATAGAGAATCTTGTGTTTAAAGTTAGATACCTGAATATGAATATCGAGGTGCTGTTTTAATGCAATAGTTTTTATAAAAAATAAAAGCTCCTGAGAAGGAGCTTTTTATGTGATCCGGATTGGATTCGAACCAATGACCCTCAGCTTAGAAGGCTGATGCTCTATCCAACTGAGCTACCGGACCTCTTGAATTTTGCGCAAATATAAACTAACTATTCTTCTCTTCCAATTCCATTACTTTTTCGAATACAATTTCATATTCCTTATTTGTTTTTCCTATATCTATGACAACAGCTTTATATTCATTTTCTGTTTGTTGAAATTTATCCTTGTTTGCATAGCTTTCAGGAGCAGCCATTGCAGCTTCCATGTCAACTTTCTTTTTATTAAGTGCAGCTAGTTTTTCTTCCAGTTGTTGAAATATTTTTTTTTGTTTTTGTAACTCTTTGTTTAATTCTTTATCGATCGGTTTGTTGTTCTGTTGTTTATTGGCTTCGTTGGTGTTGACTGTTTGTTTCTCGTTACTTGCCTGTTTATTATTTTCTGCTTTTGGTTGCTTGTTGTCCGTTGATGATTGTTTTTTTCTTTCGGCTTCCCGTCTTGTTTTCCAGTCTTCCCATTCTGCATAAGTGCCTTTAAATTCCACGATCTTATGATCTTCTATTTCCCATATTTTATTGGCGATCTTGCTAACAAAATAGCGGTCGTGACTTACTAACACAATGCTGCCTTCATATTTATTCAACGCTTCGATCAACAGTTCTACAGAATGAATATCCAGGTGGTTGGTAGGTTCATCCAGCATTAAAAAATTGGCTTTACTTATAATTGTTTTTGCCAATGCCACTCTTGCTTTTTCACCACCGCTTAATACTTTGATTTTTTTATCTACATCATCACCACTAAATAAAAAAGCGCCTAATAAGCTTCTTAGTTCAAGGTCATTTTTTCCGCTTCTTGCGCTTTGCAATTCTTCCACTAAATTATTGTTCATATCCAGCGCTTCTAACTGATGTTGCGCATAAAACGATTCATCTACATTGTGTCCCCATATCCGTTCACCGGTAAATTGTTCGCTACCAACAATAACTCTTAATAACGTAGATTTACCTTTACCGTTAGCTCCTAATAAAGCAATTTTATCACCGCGGTCAATTTCAGCGCCGGTATCTTCCATAATAGT
The Ferruginibacter albus DNA segment above includes these coding regions:
- a CDS encoding PAS domain S-box protein; translation: MKSGSFERTIVISMVIVLIAVFFFSIYTFILNNEIKSTNSWVSHTNRVLYRSEKVISALKDIETGTRGYILTGDSVFLQPYFSSRDSIYDDIADLKDLTKDNNFQHKKVSSLDTLTTKRLALCRNLQLLKNNNTSFDSIKPLLLQGKKVMDEIRDTFKSIQQEEERLLTIRKKNSDDVERKSQFGFFILFGSLLFLFLTAFFAIRFLSGLRKKEGKALRNLDSGILFFSKRIDEIIKGISDPFFALNKRFEFVYYNDSVIKSIGQGKGNLTRKNVFEVFPQYNQNIIGQKMKDVMATQQSESFEAFEDFLDQWQDITIYPTSQGISVHIKDATKRKTYEAELNTAKQLLETINTVALVGGWNVDIASGKVSWTDITRGIYEAAPDHVPDLRKLINFYKPGKSRETIAQFINDAIEEDKEWDAELLIVTDAGKEKWVYSKGKPEFQDGVCVRIVGTLQDIDAKKKLSEQLLKSEQQFKSAFDNSLDGMTLVGVDSQIREINQSFCDISGYSRDEFKQLGFTAFTHPDDREKDKATFEKIMSGAIKRWRYEKRYLHKNGNIIWAEASGSVITDREGNIESFVAQMQDITNKKNAEDKFLTERNLLRTIIDNLPVNIYMKDLESRKTLVNKAELLFCGAASEAEVIGKTDQEFYPNKYALQSIAEDKYVFATGKPLLNKETKAAKHDGTETTILTSKIPLFNENNEIIGLVGISYDITFKEQ
- a CDS encoding GH36-type glycosyl hydrolase domain-containing protein, which translates into the protein MSKTKKQSKDFFELLPQAVTALKKNIFDPFFGNSINEKFSNESLPFRSELLTEQQLENHANSLAARHTLIEEKHEEQLLKRLAENERIILEVHRLLTETVKQNERITPAGEWLLDNFYLIEEQIYTGKKHLPKGYSKGLPRLLRGDSAGLPRVYDIAVEIISHSDGHVDNDNLSGFIRAYQKNTPLNLGELWAIPIMLRLALIENLRRLSIQIAIDINNKNLANHWAQKMMDTVENDPKNLVVIIADMAKSDPPMESSFVAEFTRKLQEKGNALSLPLTWIEQRLSEIGVTSNELIHQENQTQAADQVSISNSITSLRFLGTTDWREFVEKNSIVETILSEDVSGIYPRMDFYTRDNYRHAVEKIAKHSTLSEQQVAEKIIALAKEHEHDDNFRLKHVGYYLTGKGLLQTQKLIKIKLRRPDTLCQWISTYPLFFYLGSITLLTGLVLWPLFFVLKAEHFNYWITIPAIVVMLIAVSQLSISFVNWLSTLIIKPSLLPRLDFSKGIPEDQRSMVVIPTMLTNAKSIDDFMEGLEVRFLANRDVNLHFALLTDFKDAKQEHMPDDDELLSITKNKIIELNRKYQRNTNDTFFLFHRPRKWNKKESRWMGFERKRGKLGDLNALIKDDSKENFSLIIGDEAIYSKIKYIITLDTDTELPREAAWKMVGTMAHPLNRALYSEKKKRVTEGYTILQPRVSNSLPGFNSSAYTKIHSNEPGTDPYTKAISDVYQDLFLQGSFIGKGIYDIDAFEKVLKNRFPLNRILSHDLLEGCYSRSGLISDVQLYEDYPSSYIADMQRRHRWIRGDWQIARWIFPFVPDGNKKIQKNPLSLLSKWKIFDNLRRSLVPTALLLLLLFGWIFTTKAWFWTLIVLAIPLLSSVIIFAWEMFRKPDDTMFKQHLRFSLRSASYHFAQYLLDIIHLPYEVYYSINAILITFWRVFISHRKLLQWNPFSNSAKISVIRTGLIMWFAPVFSVAAFIYLSVHAPLSLIVATPVLIPWFISPLITWWVSRTGKEEEITVSHEENIYLRKLARKIWAFFETFITQEDNWLPPDNYQEQPVERIAHRTSPTNIGLSLLNNLTALEFGYITVSQLIDRTSNCINTMQHMERYRGHFYNWYDTISLVPLHPKYISTVDSGNLVGHLITLRQGLLAVPERKMINENTFEGILDTISIAIEKTTEDSTLKKFKTEIAGAYPTAMHNLKSTFTLLKGMEVVCDDLVRQISDREEGEYEFWEQKIITQIKSTKEQLLTLAPWLSLNDMPERFDHLSHSFTSIPTIKEIAGIEQSLLNEIMNSYSPENTEQENEWLNNFRELITHAGHRAKEIIITLEYLAAKCQEFSIVDYDFLYDRSQHLLTIGYSMEEHRRDNSFYDLLASEARLTTFVAIAQGKLPQESWFALGRQLTNAGATPILLSWSGSMFEYLMPLLVMPTYENTLLDKTGKGIVQKQIEYGKKRAVPWGISESGYNMVDAALNYQYKAFGVPGTGFKRGLGDDLVIAPYATIMALMVDTSAAYENLQVMKQLAFENKYGFYEAIDYTPSRLQRRQQYSIIKSFMAHHQGMSLLAIAYVLLNKPMQRLFESDVQVKSALLLLQERVPKISTFYSPGVHTSDISVSAAGGSDTSMRVINTPHTNIPEVQLLSNGRYHVMVTNSGGGYSRWRNISVNRWREDFTCDDWGTFCFIRDLDSNVYWSSAYQPVLKQGDNYEAVFSQGRAEFRRREEAIETHTEIVVSPEDDIELRRVHITNHSRKKRTIEITSYAEIVLTHPNADEAHPAFSNLFVQTQINKKHNAIIASRRPRTAEEKTPWMFHLMKAYNAETKSISYETNRTKFIGRGNTIHSPQFIKQEDGLSGTEGSVLDPIASIQYRLVIEPHETATIDMIFGVTETKDVCNSLIEKYQDFHLTNRVLELAWTHSQVILRQINATESDAQLYARLAGSIVFPNASLRADASVITKNNRKQSGLWGYSISGDLPIVLLQIEDSSNIDLVKQLIQAHAYWRMKGLAVDLVIWNEDHGGYRQVLHNQILSLISPGLTTNTNDPAGGIFIRSSDQISNEDRILFQTVAQIIISDRFGTLEEQLNRKSKLRSNIPYFNPSKFFPSINSEVTLPADLKFNNGIGGFTPDGKEYVIATSPSQVTPAPWVNVLANANFGCVISESGQSYTWLDNAHELRLTPWNNDPVSDLKGEAFYIRDEENGRFWSPSPLPVRGNGNYITRHGFGYSVFEYSHDGINSNMTIHADINDAIKFIVIKLHNKSNRPRRLSVTGYVEWVLGDLRKKSSMHTITEMHIPTGAVIAKNNYNSEFENKIAFFDIDDTNKTYTTDRTEFIGRNGTLSNPDALSRVRLSGKTGAALDPCAALQTIFDLSDDEEHTIIFRLGAGKDMNEADELIKKHRGSFAASNSFNAATEYWKHTLSAVQVETPDDALNIITNGWLNYQTLASRIWARSGLYQSGGAFGFRDQLQDVLSLIHTKPDIAREQIILCASRQFKEGDVQHWWHPPVGRGVRTTCSDDFLWLPYVTSRYLQSTNDAEILNENISFLEGRLLNAGEESYYDLPIRSDKSATLYEHCVKAIEHGLQFGVHGLPFIGSGDWNDGMDKVGEHGKGESVWLAFFLYDILLKFIKVAQSKNDTAFADKCREQAEQLKKNIHEHAWDGEWYRRAYFDDGTPLGSNENDECKIDSIAQSWSVLSKAGEPDKAIKAMDSAYKHLVKKEEKIIQLFNPPFDKSAINPGYIKGYVPGVRENGGQYTHAAIWLIMAFASLKEKQKAWELLQLVNPVNHGSTKEEIATYCVEPYVIAADVYAEPLHKGRGGWTWYTGSAGWMYQLITEYFLGIKKEGNKLLINPCIPPDWPSIKIRYRFGDTVYDIKVEQAHQGNGTTATKIFVDNQELKDNCIPLADDHVTHNARVLVSDNPKIDHTVTELM